A genomic window from Sparus aurata chromosome 4, fSpaAur1.1, whole genome shotgun sequence includes:
- the LOC115580264 gene encoding 5-hydroxyisourate hydrolase-like isoform X1, with amino-acid sequence MSANRLQQLKGHILPENKITAMAGSPSPLTTHVLNTGMGVPGSNMALSLYRQDPSTNVWSLITTGTTNDDGRCPGLITKETFTPGVYRIHFETAQYWESLGETCFYPYVEIVFTINNPGQKYHIPLLLSRFSYSTYRGS; translated from the exons ATGAGTGCAAACAGGCTGCAGCAACTCAAGGGTCATATTTTGCCTGAAAATAAG ATCACAGCAATGGCAGGCTCACCTAGTCCTCTGACCACCCATGTGCTGAACACTGGGATGGGTGTCCCTGGCTCAAACATGGCCCTCAGTCTTTATCGACAAGACCCCTCGACTAACGTCTGGAGTTTGATAACCACTGG GACCACAAATGATGATGGACGCTGCCCAGGACTCAtcacaaaagaaacatttacacCTGGAGTGTATAGAATTCATTTTGAGACTGCTCAGTACTGGGAGAGTTTAGGAGAGACGTGCTTTTACCCATATGTTGAG ATTGTCTTCACTATAAACAACCCTGGCCAAAAGTACCATATTCCCTTGCTCCTGAGTCGTTTCTCTTATAGCACATACAGAGGAAGCTAG
- the LOC115580264 gene encoding 5-hydroxyisourate hydrolase-like isoform X2 produces MAGSPSPLTTHVLNTGMGVPGSNMALSLYRQDPSTNVWSLITTGTTNDDGRCPGLITKETFTPGVYRIHFETAQYWESLGETCFYPYVEIVFTINNPGQKYHIPLLLSRFSYSTYRGS; encoded by the exons ATGGCAGGCTCACCTAGTCCTCTGACCACCCATGTGCTGAACACTGGGATGGGTGTCCCTGGCTCAAACATGGCCCTCAGTCTTTATCGACAAGACCCCTCGACTAACGTCTGGAGTTTGATAACCACTGG GACCACAAATGATGATGGACGCTGCCCAGGACTCAtcacaaaagaaacatttacacCTGGAGTGTATAGAATTCATTTTGAGACTGCTCAGTACTGGGAGAGTTTAGGAGAGACGTGCTTTTACCCATATGTTGAG ATTGTCTTCACTATAAACAACCCTGGCCAAAAGTACCATATTCCCTTGCTCCTGAGTCGTTTCTCTTATAGCACATACAGAGGAAGCTAG
- the pdcd5 gene encoding programmed cell death protein 5, producing MADDELEAIRRQRMAELQAKQGDSSNNQQGEEAKQRETDMRNSILAQVLDQSARARLSNLALVKPEKANAVENYLIQMARFGKLGGKISEAGLIEILEKVSQQTEKKTTVKFNRRKVMDSDDEDDY from the exons ATGGCGGACGACGAACTGGAGGCAATTAGGCGGCAAAGAATGGCGGAACTCCAGGCAAAGCAAGGG GATTCTTCTAATAATCAGCAAGGAGAGGAGGCCAAACAAAG agaaacagacatgaGGAACTCTATATTGGCTCAAGTTCTGGACCAGTCTGCCCGTGCCAGAT tGAGCAATCTTGCTTTGGTGAAGCCAGAGAAGGCCAATGCAGTTGAAAACTATCTCATTCAAATGGCTCGTTTTGGGAAGTTGGGAGGAAAG ATTTCAGAGGCAGGTTTGATTGAGATTCTGGAAAAAGTCAGTCagcaaacagagaagaagacgacCGTCAAA TTCAACAGACGGAAGGTGATGGACTCCGATGATGAGGATGATTACTAA
- the mvda gene encoding diphosphomevalonate decarboxylase, with protein MDKPKIATCTAPVNIAVIKYWGKRDEELILPINSSLSVTLHQDQLKTTTTVATSRSFQEDRIWLNGKEEDITHPRLQSCLREIRRLARKRRNDGDPSLDLSHKVHICSVNNFPTAAGLASSAAGFACLVYTLARVFAVEGELSGIARQGSGSACRSMYGGFVQWIMGQKDDGKDSIAQQVEPETHWPELRILVLVASAERKPVGSTSGMQTSVQTSCLLKHRAESVVPGRMVEMIEALRRKDFAAFAELTMKDSNQFHATCLDTYPPIFYLNSVSQQVINLVHRYNRHYGETRVTYTFDAGPNAVIFILQQHVPEFVRVVQHFFPPETNGGQFIKGLPVKSASLSEELKRAIGLEPMPKGISYVISTKAGPGPRIVEDPAQHLLGSDGLPKETV; from the exons ATGGACAAGCCAAAAATAGCAACATGCACCGCTCCTGTGAATATAGCGGTCATAAAATACT GGGGGAAGAGAGATGAAGAATTGATCCTACCCATTAACTCGTCTCTGAGTGTCACACTGCATCAAGACCAG CTGAAAACAACCACGACAGTCGCAACCAGCAGATCATTTCAAGAAGATCGAATATGGCTCAATGGCAAAGAGGAGGATATAACCCATCCTAGACTACAGTCCTGCCTGAGAGAGA ttcGACGATTAGCAAGGAAGAGACGTAATGACGGTGACCCCAGTTTGGATTTGTCTCACAAAGTCCACATCTGCTCTGTTAACAACTTCCCCACAGCTGCTGGTCTCGCCTCTTCAGCGGCTGGATTCGCTTGTCTTG TGTACACTCTGGCCCGGGTGTTCGCTGTAGAGGGGGAGTTGTCTGGCATTGCGCGACAGGGCTCAGGAAGCGCATGCCGGAGTATGTATGGAGGGTTTGTCCAGTGGATCATGGGGCAGAAAGACGATGGCAAGGACAGTATAGCCCAGCAGGTGGAGCCAGAGACTCACTGGCCTGAGCTCAGAATCCTTGTGCTTGTG GCCAGTGCTGAGAGGAAGCCAGTGGGCAGCACCTCTGGAATGCAAACCAGTGTACAAACTAGCTGTCTCTTAAAG CACCGAGCTGAGTCTGTTGTTCCAGGCCGGATGGTAGAGATGATCGAGGCACTGCGAAGAAAGGACTTTGCTGCCTTTGCTGAACTAACCATGAAGGACAGTAACCAGTTCCATGCCACCTGCCTTGACACATACCCTCCCATCTTCTACCTCAACAGTGTGTCTCAACAGGTCATCAATTTGGTACATCGGTATAACAGACACTACGGGGAGACAAGG GTGACCTACACATTTGATGCGGGACCCAATGCCGTGATCTTTAttctgcagcagcatgttccTGAGTTTGTTCGGGTGGTTCAACACTTCTTCCCCCCAGAAACCAACGGAGGACA GTTTATTAAGGGTCTTCCAGTTAAGAGTGCTTCTCTTTCCGAGGAGCTAAAACGGGCTATTGGTCTGGAGCCAATGCCAAAGGGAATAAGCTACGTTATTAGTACAAAG GCTGGACCAGGCCCTCGTATTGTGGAGGATCCAGCTCAGCATCTACTTGGATCTGATGGTTTGCCCAAGGAAACTGTCTGA
- the cyba gene encoding cytochrome b-245 light chain, with amino-acid sequence MGKIEWAMWANEQALASGLILLTGGIVGVAGQFRGWQFAAYAVAAGVFVCLLEYPRSKRSKGTSVERTGQYCFTVCVKSFGPLTRNYYVRAFLHAAICVPGGFMLATVLGCVCLGIASIIYFVAAIRGEHWEPILPRKESRMPVAESIKNPPQNPPPRPPAETRRKRVDDLEDAAYDNPISVTDN; translated from the exons ATGGGGAAAATAGAGTGGGCGATGTGGGCCAACGAGCAGGCTCTGGCTTCGGGTCTCA TTCTCCTCACTGGAGGCATTGTGGGGGTGGCTGGACAGTTCAGAGGCTGGCAGTTTGCTGCTTATGCAGT TGCTGCCggggtgtttgtgtgcctgCTCGAATATCCCAGGAGCAAGAGGAGCAAGGGCACGAGCGTGGAGAGAAC GGGCCAGTACTGCTTCACAGTGTGTGTTAAGTCCTTCGGGCCACTGACCAGGAACTACTATGTCAGAGCGTTTTTACATGCTGC TATCTGTGTGCCTGGAGGTTTCATGCTTGCCACCGTCCTGGGATGTGTCTGCCTCGGCATTGCCAGCATCATCTACTTTGTG GCAGCAATCCGAGGTGAGCACTGGGAGCCCATTCTTCCAAGGAAGGAGAGCCGGATGCCAGTCGCAGAGAGCATCAAGAATCCCCCTCAGAATCCACCACCGAGACCTCCCGCGGAGACTCGCAGGAAACGTGTGGACGACCTGGAGGACGCAGCTTATGACAACCCCATCTCTGTCACCGACAACTAG